The following nucleotide sequence is from Aneurinibacillus soli.
TCGTTTTGAGAGGATGATAAGCAGGTGTTGTAAGTCCAGATACTGTAGTAGGGACGGTCTGTGGAATGACTTTGTAAAAACGAAGAAACAGGAGCCCAACGAGGAACAACAAACCAAGCGTGGCGGGAACAAACATCATCGCCGTATGCATATACAAGTCCATATGCACGATTTTTAATGCAATTAGATTCACAATATTGCTTACCCCAATCGGAGCGCTGGCAGCGGTGGCGATTAATCCCCCCGATAATAAATAGGGGATTTTTTGATGATTTTTCAAGCCCATATTATTGAGTAACATCACTAAAATAGGTGTTGTGATTAAAATACTGCCATCGTTATTGAAAAAGAGAGTCATGAGAAAACTTAAAAGATTGACATACCAGAATAAGCGAATGCCTGACCCCCTTGCTCTGGCAGCAAGCTTCTCGGCCATCCAGTGAAAGAATCCGAAGCTTTCTAAGACAATGGCCATCACAATCGTTGCGATAATCGTGATGGCTGCACCGCTTATCGTTTCGGTTATCTGGACTAGATCAGATAACGAAACACTCCCACTGAGTAAGACAAGGATCGCACCCACTGTGGCCGGAATTCCTTCGTTCATTCCCTTAGGCCTCCAAAAAATAAAAACAAGCGTAACCAAAAAAGACAAGATGGTCATCCAAACCATAGGTTGGAACACATTTTTTCTCCTTCCTTCTCGTGATTCATGATGTAATTCAATAGTAGAACTCCGGACCCTTGTCCTTCCCTCCCTTCTGTCCTTCTTATCAACTTGTACTATATGTATATGTATCTGGATAAGACAAGCTCTAGGCACGTCTCTATTTTTCGGTAATTCCATTACAGTGTACCGACACATCTAAACAAAAAACCGCTCCCCTCGGAACGGCAAAGTAGTCTTTTAAAATGAAGCTGGAAGCAGAGACGAGAAATAAGTAGAAACAATTTCAAAGCTTCCCGTATATAGCATGATTCCTAATGCAACCATCAACCAGCCATTGACCTTCTGGATGGTAGGTAAGTACTTGTTGATTTTACGAATTTTATTCAGAGACTGCGACCACACGAGTGACACGATCAGAAACGGAATGCCAAGTCCGAGCGAATACACAAACAGAAGCATCATCCCCGTCAGCATGGTGCCGCTCTGGCTTGCTAGAATCAAAATAGACGACAGAACCAGGCCAATGCAAGGCGACCAGCCTGCACCGAAGACGAAACCAAACAGCATGGAACGGGCAAAATTCATTCCCTTATGACTAAATTCCGGCATTTTCAACCGCTTTTCCATCAGCAGTATACGAAGCGAGAACAACCCGGCCATCTGTAGGCCGAATACGATAATGACCACCCCGCCGATTTTCTCCAACCATTCGCGATAAGCAAGAAACCACTGCCCAATAAAAGAGCTGGAAGCACCAAGCAACAGGAATACACTGGTGAATCCAAGAATAAAACCAAGGCTGCGAGTCAAGATCACACTTCGATCTGCCGCAATTTTTTGCCCATCCACGTGTCCGCCGGTCAATTGTGCAAGATACGCAGGGACAAGCGGGAATACGCAGGGGGAGAGGAAGGAGATCACTCCCGCTAGAAAAGCGATCCCGATATTCACTTCATTCATTGTTTCACACCCTCTTTTTGCAGCAAATCATTCAGCATCATCCGATATTGTTCTTCCGTGCGGGCACCTGTAACCAGTTCCCCTACAATCTCCCCTTTTTTGTTCACGAACATAGAGGATGGGACACCGATTAATCTTTTGCGCAGCTGTTTCATCAACTCATCGGTCGGAATGACGTTCGTAAATGTCAGTTTCATCTCTTTCATCATGCGGTACGCGGTGACTTCCTGTTCTTTTCCATCAGATATAATTCCGATGATATTGACATTTTTCGCTTTCATTTCTTTCGACAAGTTCTCAAGCGCAGGCAGTTCGTCTTTACAAGGTAAACAATATGTGCCCCAAACGTTCACCAATGTTAGATCGTGCTGTTTAAAAATATCGTTGCTAATCGGTTTGTCGTTTGTATCAACGGTTTTAAATTCAGGAAACGTTTTGAAAAGGGCGGCCTCCGGTTGTTTCTCCCTAGAAGTCCCGCATCCAGCAAATACAAGACAAAAAGTAGCTAAAAGTAACACAAATGTGATTTTTCTCATCTGAAATCCCCTCTTATCCTTTCTCTATGACGATTTTGTAATAGGAATGAACGGTTAAGAAATAGTAGAATACGTACACAAGCGTATACATGCCAAGCGTTCCCGCCATCGGTACCGTAAAATCTGCCTTCAATTGGATCGCTAAAATCAGGAGTGCAACGATACTGTGACACACCCCAAGCAGCAGCGGTGCTGTGAAGATGACTCGCATTTGGCGTGCGATGGAGCGTTTTACCTCTTTGTTTGTCATCCCGATCTTACGTAAAATCTCATATTGTTTTTTCGCTTCATTCGCTTCCGTCAGTTGTTTGAAGTAAATGATGCTTCCTGTCGACATAAGAAACACAAATCCAATCAGAATGCCGATAAACAGCAGAATGGACATAGGTGCGAGAACTTGAGCAAACGTTTCATAATAAGTCTGAAGAGCCGCTTCTTTCGGCAAGATTCTGATAAGCTCTTTTGTAAGCTTTTTGCTCATCTCTGCGTTTTCAATGGTGTATCCTTTCAACCGAAGTGAGTGGTTTGTATCATACATTTTGTTGTATACGCTGTCTTTTACAATAAAGACTTGTGGTACCATATACGCATTGAGTACCGGTTGATTTGTATGTTTAAGAATACGAACATTTTGTTCGAGTCCGTTGGAGCGAATCGTAAATGTTTTACCGATTTCTTTGTCATATTCAACAGGGCCATAATAAGACAGGACCGCCTCGCTCTCGTTTTGTAGCACGACACGTTCCTTCGTGTTCATCATGTCCTGAATTCGGTTCCAGGAGCTTTCCGCCATTATATAGAATGCATCTGCTTTTCGTTTTCTTGGAAATGACGTGTCAACTTTCACAAGCATAGCATCCACTTGATGACGAATCGCATGTTCAGGATAGCTTGCAATCGTCTGTTCTACTTTTTTATCCAGTGCCTCGTCGTAACTAATGTAAGCATAGGAGAAAGGAGTTGTTAAGCGAGTGACCTCCTGCATCCTGTAATTCATGCTATATGTCATACCGACTGAAGTTAAGGTTACGGCGCTTAAAATCGTAATGGTAGCCAATGTGCGACTATGCGAACGAATACGGTATGAGAGCTGTGAAATGTCGGTCAGATTGGATTTTCGGTAATACAACGAACGGTTGTTTTGCAAACGATTAAGTACCCAGGCTAGCGCAAACCGGAAGAATAGGAACGTACCAACAATGGAGGAGGCAAGTGTGATGAGCATGTCCATCACAAACGTTTCTTTTCCTGTATTTACTCCAATGCTATATCCAGCTAGTAAAATCACAAGGGCCAACAGTGCCCCGATCAGCGATGGTTTGGGTTGCTTTTCCCCAACTTTTTCTGCATGAAACAGCTCAATAAGTTTAAAACGGTATACAATTGAAGATGCGTACAGTGAGGTAATGATAAACAAAATCCCAAATACACCAACCGTATACATAAGCGCTTCTGGACTTACCGTGAATGTAATAACAATAGCTACGGCCATCATTTTCACAAGCATCATCATGAGCAGCTTGGAAAAAATACTGCCTAACAGCACCCCAATGGCAAGCGCCAAGATCCCCATCACAATATTTTCATAAAATAGCATCAAGCCAATTTTTCTCCTGGTCACACCAAGCAGAGTGTATAAGCCGATTTCTTTTTTGCGTTTACGTACAAAGAAGGAAGTTGAGTACCAAATAAATAGCATCGAAAACAAGGCAATCACGATAGAAGCGGCATTAAAGGCCAGCAAAACCTTATCATCGCCCTCTGCAAAGCTCGCGAGCTGTTCGTTAAAACGAATCGATACGAATGTATAATAAATCGTCACAGTAAAAATAATGGAAGCAAAATAAATAAAGTAATTTTGGAAATTTCGCTTCAAGTTTTTCGTAGCCAGATTAAAGAGTGTCATGGTTACCGCCTCCGATAACTGCGAGTACATCCATAATTTTGTTGAAGAATGCTTTACGTGTTTCACCTTTGACAAGCTCCATAAACAGCTTCCCATCTTTAATGAAAAAGATGCGGTCACAATAGCTAGCCGCGAACGGGTCATGTGTCACCATCAGAATAGTGGCCTGTTGCTGCTTGTTCAAATCAGATAAACACTCCAGCAATCCGGTCGCTGACTTGGAATCCAGTGCACCCGTTGGCTCGTCAGCAAGTACCAACTTGGGTTGGTTAATGATGGCGCGTGCAGCTGCGGTTCGCTGTTTTTGTCCGCCAGATACTTCATACGGGTACTTGTCTAGAAGTGTATCAAGGCCGAGTGTTTGCGCAATCTCCTGCACCCGTTGTTCAATCTCTTGTGCCCCTACACCCGCCAGTGCCAGAGGCAGTATGATGTTTTCTTTCAAGGTGAGTGTATCAAGCAGATTGAAATCCTGAAAAATAAAGCCAAGTTTATTTCGACGGAAAGAAGCAAGGGCTGTTTCATTCATCGTATGAATGGCTTCTCCATCCACCATAATACTGCCTGTGCTTGGTTTATCGATGGTAGCGACCAGGTTTAATAGCGTAGTTTTCCCTGCACCAGAAGGCCCCATCACCCCGACAAATTCTCCTTCTTGAATTTCTACATTCATATCATGAAGTGCCGTATATTGATGACCACGCGAGCCGTACACTTTGCTTATTCCTTTTGCTTGCAATACGATTGACATTGTCGCCCTCCTGTATGTTTCTGTGCTTTTCTATATGTATTAAACCGCAAAGAGGGAAAGGGAACCATGTTTTTACCTAACAAAACAACACGCCAACCTTACATATTTGTAAGGTTGGCGTACGAATCGTTCAGCTTCGGAAAATGAAGCGTGACCTCAGTATAAGAGTCATATTCAGACGTTACCGTAATATCGTGACCGAGCTTGCGTGCTAACTTACGTGCTAAATATAGTCCCATCCCCGTTGCTTTTTCATACTTGCGTCCGTTCTGTCCCGTGAATCCTTTATCAAAGACTCGGGATACATCTTCTACAGGGATGCCCATACCTGTGTCCCGTATTTTTAGCATTTTCTCCTCTCGCGTTTCCAGTCCGTATATTTCGATTGTACCTTCTGTTTCTGTATATTTTAGCGCATTGGATAAAATTTGATTCAGAATAAACGAAAGCCATTTTTTATCGCTCATGACCTCGTATTCAAGATCATGCAATTTGATCTGAATTCGTTTGGAAATAAACGTTTTGGCATTATTTTTCACTGCTTGTTTCACAAGGCTTTCCAGGCTGATATCATGGATCAGATAATCGCGGGAAAAATCATCAATCCGTGCATAGTATAGTGCTCGCTCGATATGGTGTTCAATTTTGTCAAGTTCTTCATCAAGGCTGTCGAGGACACGCGCCGGGTCTTTTCCGGTCTTGTTTTCAATAACAAGTCGACTGACCGAAATGGGGGTTTTAATGTCATGAAACCATGAAGTCATGAATTCCAGTGTTTCTTTTTTTTCTTCATATATGTGTTCCATCTCCACTCGTTGTTGTTCATACACATTTTCAAGCAGCTTTCTGTATAAAGCTTGTTCATAAGTGCGCGGCTCGGGTAACACAGCAATGAATGAGGATGACTTCTCGCACGCTTGCTACAAGGCGCGAAAATATCCCTGCCTTCTCATATATCCGCCGAAAAAATAAAGGCAGAACAACAGGAAAGCAACTACGTTCGTATACAACAGCATATCTACCGTGGCACCGCCGAACGGGGCCACATATATGACAAGGGAAATAAAGGTCATGAGTACCGTGTAAAAAACGAGCAACCACGTATGGTCGGCAATATAATTCGTTAGCTTCATGGGATCATATATCCTTGTCCTTTTTTTGTTTGGATGAAGTCATGTAGCTGGATATCGGCTAACTTTTTACGCAGTCGGTTAATGTTGACAGTCAGCGTATTATCATCCACAAAGCTTTCATCCTCCCACAGACTGCGCATAATTTTATCCCGGTTGACAATGGTTCCCGCATTTTTCATTAAAAGATGCAAAATGTTGAATTCATTTTTGGTTAATTCGATCTTTTGTTCCGCATGCGTGAGCGTTCCAGCTTTACTATCAAGCATGGCTTGTTTGTACTGCAGCACATTTGTATCTGTGTCCGCATACGAATACGTTCGGCGCAAAATGGCTTGAATTTTAGCAATTAAGACATCCAGTGAGAAAGGCTTCTGAATAAAATCATCACCTCCCATGTTGATCGCCATTACAATATCCATGCTTTCATTGCGCGAAGAAATAAAGATAATAGGTACGTTCGAGACTTCGCGTATTTTTTGACACCAATAAAACCCATTAAAAGAGGGGAGATTAATATCCAGCAGAACGAGATGCGGTTTCTGCTCAATGAAATCTGCAAAGACATGGTCAAACTGCTGGACAGCGTGCACGTCGAAGCCCCATTTTCGAATATTTTCTTCTATAATTTCACGCAGTTTTGGGTCGTCTTCAACTAGCATGACGGTAAACATAACAACTCTCCAATCGTAACAATGTTCAATACATCTTTCATTATCGTCATAATGATCAGGTAATTACGCATAACAGCAGAATTCTCCGTAATCCCTGCTGTTATTTTACACGATACCTTGAACGCGATATGCTAGTCACGACTAATCATACGAATATGAGGATGACGGATACAAACAAAAAAGCCACCCTCCCTTTAATTCAAATTGAACTAAAAGAAGAGTGACTTTCGTTTCTTATAACAGGTTTCAGTCCGATCACTACCAACTGTGCCACACCAGCATAATACCGAAGGTCGGGGTCGAACCGACACTCCTTACGGAACACGATTTTGAGTCGTGCGCGTCTGCCAATTCCGCCACTTCGGCAATTTGGAGCGGGTGAGGGGAATCGAACCCCCGCCTCAGGCTTGGGAAGCCGGCATTCTACCATTGAACTACACCCGCAATTGAACGATGATCTGGAAGACAACATTTTGACCTACGGCTAGTCTCCCCTTCACGACTACGTTAATACCCATGTCAATATATTATCAATATAGACTAATATATCATAACTCCGCTTATAATTCATTAGTATTTTAGTTCTAAGGTACCCACTACCCTGTAGGTAGTGGGCCATAGTCTTTTTAAAGGTATGTATGTTTTTCTATTGTTTAGGTTTTGTATAATTGAGGTCCCATATCACTCCGAAATAATCCCTGACTTTAGCAAACTTTGCGCTCCAGAAAGTATCCTGTAACTCCATTAGAATCGTGCCTTTTTGGCTTAAAGCATCGTATAATTTATGAATTTCTTCTTCACTTTCAAGTTCAAGAGCTAATGAGATATTATTGCCTTTTTCAACTGACTGACCTAGAAATGCATCAGAGACCATTATAAATAAATCGTCTTTTTTAAATTGAGCATGCATAATTCGATTATCCACTTCTGGAGGAGTCGGGAAATCTGCCTTTCCAAAAGTTTTGATTTCTAAAATTTCTCCCTTGAAAACGTCCTTATAATACTCTAGCGCTTCTCTAGCATTACCATCGAATGTAAGGTATGGGGTTGCTTGCTGTTTCATATGTAACACTCCTTTCATTTATACTTCTTTATTATATAAGA
It contains:
- a CDS encoding arsenic transporter, whose amino-acid sequence is MVWMTILSFLVTLVFIFWRPKGMNEGIPATVGAILVLLSGSVSLSDLVQITETISGAAITIIATIVMAIVLESFGFFHWMAEKLAARARGSGIRLFWYVNLLSFLMTLFFNNDGSILITTPILVMLLNNMGLKNHQKIPYLLSGGLIATAASAPIGVSNIVNLIALKIVHMDLYMHTAMMFVPATLGLLFLVGLLFLRFYKVIPQTVPTTVSGLTTPAYHPLKTKLSPSSDKARSRFMRNILLFVLSVRVSLFIASYLTIPVSIVAVIGSLVLLGWRWVHLKISPMDMLKKTPWYILVFAFSMYVIIYGLHNIGLTAWLIDFIHPIVSSGNLLHASVMMGTLLSVLSNIFNNHPALMVGTLTLMNMHLDPLTLKISYLANVIGSDMGSLLLPMGTLATLMWMHIVRRGKVKITWWQYIKITLTVIPPATLFTLVVLYYWVSWLF
- a CDS encoding cytochrome c biogenesis CcdA family protein; the encoded protein is MNEVNIGIAFLAGVISFLSPCVFPLVPAYLAQLTGGHVDGQKIAADRSVILTRSLGFILGFTSVFLLLGASSSFIGQWFLAYREWLEKIGGVVIIVFGLQMAGLFSLRILLMEKRLKMPEFSHKGMNFARSMLFGFVFGAGWSPCIGLVLSSILILASQSGTMLTGMMLLFVYSLGLGIPFLIVSLVWSQSLNKIRKINKYLPTIQKVNGWLMVALGIMLYTGSFEIVSTYFSSLLPASF
- a CDS encoding TlpA disulfide reductase family protein, which produces MRKITFVLLLATFCLVFAGCGTSREKQPEAALFKTFPEFKTVDTNDKPISNDIFKQHDLTLVNVWGTYCLPCKDELPALENLSKEMKAKNVNIIGIISDGKEQEVTAYRMMKEMKLTFTNVIPTDELMKQLRKRLIGVPSSMFVNKKGEIVGELVTGARTEEQYRMMLNDLLQKEGVKQ
- a CDS encoding ABC transporter permease, with the translated sequence MTLFNLATKNLKRNFQNYFIYFASIIFTVTIYYTFVSIRFNEQLASFAEGDDKVLLAFNAASIVIALFSMLFIWYSTSFFVRKRKKEIGLYTLLGVTRRKIGLMLFYENIVMGILALAIGVLLGSIFSKLLMMMLVKMMAVAIVITFTVSPEALMYTVGVFGILFIITSLYASSIVYRFKLIELFHAEKVGEKQPKPSLIGALLALVILLAGYSIGVNTGKETFVMDMLITLASSIVGTFLFFRFALAWVLNRLQNNRSLYYRKSNLTDISQLSYRIRSHSRTLATITILSAVTLTSVGMTYSMNYRMQEVTRLTTPFSYAYISYDEALDKKVEQTIASYPEHAIRHQVDAMLVKVDTSFPRKRKADAFYIMAESSWNRIQDMMNTKERVVLQNESEAVLSYYGPVEYDKEIGKTFTIRSNGLEQNVRILKHTNQPVLNAYMVPQVFIVKDSVYNKMYDTNHSLRLKGYTIENAEMSKKLTKELIRILPKEAALQTYYETFAQVLAPMSILLFIGILIGFVFLMSTGSIIYFKQLTEANEAKKQYEILRKIGMTNKEVKRSIARQMRVIFTAPLLLGVCHSIVALLILAIQLKADFTVPMAGTLGMYTLVYVFYYFLTVHSYYKIVIEKG
- a CDS encoding ABC transporter ATP-binding protein gives rise to the protein MSIVLQAKGISKVYGSRGHQYTALHDMNVEIQEGEFVGVMGPSGAGKTTLLNLVATIDKPSTGSIMVDGEAIHTMNETALASFRRNKLGFIFQDFNLLDTLTLKENIILPLALAGVGAQEIEQRVQEIAQTLGLDTLLDKYPYEVSGGQKQRTAAARAIINQPKLVLADEPTGALDSKSATGLLECLSDLNKQQQATILMVTHDPFAASYCDRIFFIKDGKLFMELVKGETRKAFFNKIMDVLAVIGGGNHDTL
- a CDS encoding sensor histidine kinase, coding for MYEQQRVEMEHIYEEKKETLEFMTSWFHDIKTPISVSRLVIENKTGKDPARVLDSLDEELDKIEHHIERALYYARIDDFSRDYLIHDISLESLVKQAVKNNAKTFISKRIQIKLHDLEYEVMSDKKWLSFILNQILSNALKYTETEGTIEIYGLETREEKMLKIRDTGMGIPVEDVSRVFDKGFTGQNGRKYEKATGMGLYLARKLARKLGHDITVTSEYDSYTEVTLHFPKLNDSYANLTNM
- a CDS encoding response regulator transcription factor translates to MFTVMLVEDDPKLREIIEENIRKWGFDVHAVQQFDHVFADFIEQKPHLVLLDINLPSFNGFYWCQKIREVSNVPIIFISSRNESMDIVMAINMGGDDFIQKPFSLDVLIAKIQAILRRTYSYADTDTNVLQYKQAMLDSKAGTLTHAEQKIELTKNEFNILHLLMKNAGTIVNRDKIMRSLWEDESFVDDNTLTVNINRLRKKLADIQLHDFIQTKKGQGYMIP
- a CDS encoding VOC family protein, with the protein product MKQQATPYLTFDGNAREALEYYKDVFKGEILEIKTFGKADFPTPPEVDNRIMHAQFKKDDLFIMVSDAFLGQSVEKGNNISLALELESEEEIHKLYDALSQKGTILMELQDTFWSAKFAKVRDYFGVIWDLNYTKPKQ